Genomic DNA from Paenibacillus sp. KS-LC4:
TTCGTCGCGGCGATGATTGCCGCTGCCTTCGTTGAGAAGGACAACAAGCGCATTGTCGAGATTGGCCTCAGTGAAATTCCGGCAACGAGCAGACTTGCTTATGATGTGCGCAAAGCGGTTGCCATTGCGGAGACGGCAAGCAGCGACCGCGAGCTGGTGAGCCGTATTTGGGAAGCGTTCAGCCATTATGATGCTGTGCATACGAACAATAATGCAGCGCTGGTAGCTGCGGTGCTTGTGTATGCAGGCGATGATTTCGAGAAGGCTGTAACGACGGCCGTTTATGGCGGCATGGACACGGATTGCAACGGTGCGACGGTCGGCTCGATTATGGGCGCAAAGCATGGCGCAGCGGCGCTGCCGAAGTCATGGGTCGAGCCGCTGAATGATACGCTGTATGCGGAGCTGAGCGGCTTTCATCCGATTGCGATCTCCGAGGTTGCGCGGCGGAGCTATGAGGTTTTTCGGAAAATTGAGGCGGAATTGAATCATTCATAATAGGGTGGAGAAGGCATTGGTGGGTATCGTCCTACCGATGCCTTTTTTTATGGAAAGGGGTGCATATTAAAAAGCATATCGACAGTGAACTCTTGGGAGTTATAGTATGCTTGTTAATCCTATTAGATAAGTTTGTTTTTAGGCTGGAAACACTAAGGCTTCATTAATCTTGCCAATTGACAGCGTAAAATAGGAGTGGGATAATAGCTTCGAATCTACCAATATTGGGTGTTTTATACAATGTGAACAAGGGAGATATGTTTCAATGAAAATTCATCTGCCGCTAGCTGATTCACCTATTTATGGCTATTTGCACCATGCTTATTTATTCGGTATTATTGGACACTCCGAGAGCGCGGGGCCGTGGATGCACAGCTATTACACCCAATTATTTTGCGCAAAGGATTTCGTAGAGCTAGCTTGCCCAGTGAATTTTTACCAATTGGATAATTGCCCGCTGCGAGATACCCAGGCGATATCCCGTTCACTCGTCGTCCTCCTAACCGACATCCACCGCTTTATTCAAACTAGCCTTGAACAAGGCTATCATGTTCTCTCTTTCGTCAACGAGTTTTATATGCCCTACAGTGATTTTTTTGGCGTGAGGGATTTTACGCATGATCTATTGATCAGCGGGTACGATAGCGAGCAGCAGAGCTATCTGGTGACCAATTTTGTGGACGGCAAATATCAGACCTTCTCTGTTGCCTTTGATGATTATGAAACCGCCTTCAACAAGGCGACCTTTTATGACGAATACGGCAATTACGAGGAATATAAGACACGGATTTGCCTATATCGGGCTAGCGCCCACAAATATGTGTTTACGGCGGATTCCGTTCTTTATTTTCTCGAGGATTACTTAAGCGCCACGAATCGTCTGAAAACCGTATTTGCCAATGAGAGCCATTTGGCCTTCGGCATGGATGTGTACCAGTACATAGCGGAGGAGATAGGCAAAGTAATTGACGGAACCCGAGCGCCCGACGGCCGGCCGCTGCACATTTTGTGGGAGCACAAGAAGTGCATGCGGGCGAAAATCGAATATATGCTGGCCCAAGGCTACATCAAGGATGAAACGCTGCTTTCTGGTTATGAGCCGATCGAGCGGGACGTCAATCTTGGGCGAGTGTCCCTCATGAAATATAGACAGACGAGCAACAATGATATTCTACATTCCATTAATTATAACCTGAACCGAATTAAAGAGCAGGAGCGAGACGTACTTAACCGCCTGCATAATGAAATGCTAGCCTGCAAGAGCTATTTTCCGACAACGGACTGGGTGCGAGTATAAAACAGATTTTAAACGGATTTGAAATGGAATAAAAATGGACTAAAAATAGTTTCAAAATAAGGAGGCTTAACGATGGCTAATGTTCAAACGTTTAAGGCAACGGCGCATTTACAGGATGGGGTTAAAGTCAAAGCGACAGCGAGACAGTTCGAATTGACGATAGATGAGCCGAAGAGTCTCGGTGGAACGGATACGGGGATGAATCCTGTGGAAGCGCTGCTTGCTTCGTTGGGTGCATGCCAGTCTATTGTTGCCCGAGTATATGCTCCGAAGTTTGATGTAAAGCTTGAAGATTTCCAAGTTGAGGTTGAGGGCGACCTTGATCTCGATGGTTTTTTCAATAAAAGCGAGGCTCGTCCAGGCTATTCCGATATCCGCTATACGTTCAAGATCAAAACAGATTCGCCTAAGGAGAAGGTAGAAGCCTTCGTTCGATTTTTGGAGAGCAAATGCCCAGTAGGGGATACGATTGCCAACCCGGTTCAGATGAAATTAGAGCGGATTATGATTGAAAATACAGGTTCGGCTGTGCTGTAAGCGGCTCGCGCTATTTTTGTGAAAAGCATAAGGCCCGTGGTCTCTTAGGAGATCGCGGGCTTCATTTTGCTGAGAGCATGAAGCACTGAAGTTCCCCTCTTATTTTTAGAGGACACAGATTCCGCTATTCTGAGCTTTTCCCGGATTTCAGGTCGCGCGCGGACAGGAGATTCGCTATTGTCCTCCCCACCCCGTCAAAATGGCTAACATCAGAGCATTAGCGTCTCCTGTGCTCTTCTGTCAATAGAGTGGACACGCTCATTATGCTATTTTTTCGTAATAAAGCTGTTCAAAACGCAAGGGCGACACATAGCCCAGCGTGCTGTTTGAGCGTTTTCGATTATAAAAGAACTCCAGATAGCGATACAACTGGTCGTAGGCTTCTTGCTTGGACTTAAATTTGGGATTACAGTAAATCAGTTCACGTTTTAAAATGCTATGAAAAGCCTCGATACAAGCGTTATCGTAGCAGTTCTCTCTCCGGCTCATACTGACCTTCATCTGGTAGGTGCTGAGCTGCTCACGGTAGGCTTTTGACGCATACTGTGAGCCCCGATCGGAGTGGTGGATCAGTCCTTCTTCTGGCTTTTTCGCTGCGTAAGCCTGCTTGAGGGCAGCGAGTACCAGATCGGTTGTCATATGATCACTTAATTGCCAGCCTACGATTTGCTTGGTGTATAAATCTAGAATGCTCGCCAAATAGAGCTTCCCTTGACGACAGGGAATGTACGTGATGTCCGCCACCCATTTTTCATTGGGCCGGGTCGCCGAAAAGTCTTGCTGTAGCTCGTTCGGTGCGATCGGCCACTCATGATTCGAATCGGTTGTGGTGACGCGAAACTTGCGTGACATACAAGAGCGCAGCCCCTTTTCACGCATAATGAAGCTGACCGTCCGCTCCGAAACGATCCACCCTTCTTTTAGAAGTTCATTGTAAATACGAGGGCTTCCGTAACGGAATAGCGAGTCCTGGTAGTGCCACACGATGCGCTGGGTAAGCCTTTCTTTCCGCTGTTGCCTTTCGGACGGCGCCGCGATGCGCCATTTGTAATAGCCGCTCCTAGATACGTGTAGCACCTGGCACATCTTCTCCACTCGAAATTCGGAGCGATGATCTTCGATGAATTGGAACCTTAGTTCTTTTCTTTGCTGAAGATGTGCAGCGCCTTTTTTAGAATCGCCATTTCTTCTTTCAAATCCGCCATTTCCCGCTCTTTACGGCGCGTTTCCGCTTCATTTTCTTTGAGGGTTTGTTCGAGCTTGCGAATTTTTTCCGGATAGTTGACCTCTTCCTGATTGAACTCCCGGAATTGCCCGATCCATTGATGCAAGGTGCTTTTCGGAATATTCAGCTCTTCGCAAATGTCCGATATGGTCTTGGTCTTCTCTTGCACATACTTTACCGTTTGTCTTTTGAATTCTTCATTGTATCGTTGCCGTTGTTCTCCCACTCGCGGACACCTCTTCTTTTTTGTTACACCTATTATTAGGCGTTCCTTAAAGCTGTGTCCACTTTTTATTCTAGTTACACTGTGTCCGATGCCTATGCCATAGCCCGTGATTCTGTCGAAATAACGACTGCTGTGTCCACCAAGTATATGTTTGCATAGGGAGTACGCTCCTGAAACGAAGAGCATGAATGAAGCACCATACATATGGATCTATGTCCTGTTTAAGGGGCTAATTGCTGATGAAAAAAATGACTTTTATATTATAATGGAAAGGAAGTGAGCTTAGCCGCTTTTTCGTTGTTTATTTTTCGTTGTCTAAATTACGCCTATAATAGGTATCGTTTTTTTGTGAACTAATTAGCGGAAAGGGGCTATTTATGGACAGCAACCAAATGACCTTCGAAACGATTGACGAATATATCGCGGGCTTTCCTCCAGAAATTCAAGAGCTGCTGCATGCGATGAGAAAGATCATCAAGGAGGCGGCGCCAGAAGCGACGGAGAAGATTAGCTACCAGATGCCGACGTTTGCGCTGCATGGCAATTTGGTGCATTTTGCGGCGTACAAAAACCATATCGGGTTTTATCCAGCGCCGAGCGGGATCGAGGCTTTCAAGGCGGAATTATGTGCGTATAAAGGCGCGAAGGGTTCGATTCAGCTTCCGTTAGACAAGCCGCTGCCTTATGCATTAATCAGCAAAATCGTTGCATTTAGAGTAGCTGAGAACATCAAAAAAGCACAAGAGAAGCGCAGCAAGAAAAAATAAAAGGCGAAGCGCCAATAAGACGGGAGCAACTAACAAAATGGATCTTTCACAGCAGCTATTGGACATTCAAGATATTGAACAATCGCTACAGCTTACTTTTCCAGCAGCGTATAAGACTTTTCTGACAACGGATGAGAACCAAGCAGCTAATCCTAATACCGAATATGACCTTGTTGATTTTAACGGCTACACCGCTTGGGGTATTCGGTTTATTAAGCTGGATGCCTCCTATTCTAAAAATCTGGAAGCGATCGCCGAGGTTGTTCTTCAGCCGCGCAAATTAATTCCATTCGCTTGGAGCATCAGCAGCGGAGACTGGCTTGTCTTTGATTATCGCGAA
This window encodes:
- a CDS encoding IS3 family transposase → MEDHRSEFRVEKMCQVLHVSRSGYYKWRIAAPSERQQRKERLTQRIVWHYQDSLFRYGSPRIYNELLKEGWIVSERTVSFIMREKGLRSCMSRKFRVTTTDSNHEWPIAPNELQQDFSATRPNEKWVADITYIPCRQGKLYLASILDLYTKQIVGWQLSDHMTTDLVLAALKQAYAAKKPEEGLIHHSDRGSQYASKAYREQLSTYQMKVSMSRRENCYDNACIEAFHSILKRELIYCNPKFKSKQEAYDQLYRYLEFFYNRKRSNSTLGYVSPLRFEQLYYEKIA
- a CDS encoding OsmC family protein, which produces MANVQTFKATAHLQDGVKVKATARQFELTIDEPKSLGGTDTGMNPVEALLASLGACQSIVARVYAPKFDVKLEDFQVEVEGDLDLDGFFNKSEARPGYSDIRYTFKIKTDSPKEKVEAFVRFLESKCPVGDTIANPVQMKLERIMIENTGSAVL
- a CDS encoding SMI1/KNR4 family protein → MDLSQQLLDIQDIEQSLQLTFPAAYKTFLTTDENQAANPNTEYDLVDFNGYTAWGIRFIKLDASYSKNLEAIAEVVLQPRKLIPFAWSISSGDWLVFDYRETDEKPSLLYIDHEMALCLEDAESEAQSENVTVEEIMEGNLSVLCENFETFHAALKLATDDENDEDDEDNSTLVTEV
- a CDS encoding transposase, with protein sequence MGEQRQRYNEEFKRQTVKYVQEKTKTISDICEELNIPKSTLHQWIGQFREFNQEEVNYPEKIRKLEQTLKENEAETRRKEREMADLKEEMAILKKALHIFSKEKN
- a CDS encoding DUF1801 domain-containing protein, with the translated sequence MDSNQMTFETIDEYIAGFPPEIQELLHAMRKIIKEAAPEATEKISYQMPTFALHGNLVHFAAYKNHIGFYPAPSGIEAFKAELCAYKGAKGSIQLPLDKPLPYALISKIVAFRVAENIKKAQEKRSKKK